The Melitaea cinxia chromosome 6, ilMelCinx1.1, whole genome shotgun sequence genome has a window encoding:
- the LOC123654162 gene encoding carbohydrate sulfotransferase 11 gives MTILKNSKNHTVKDWSTEPDNYSKWLLQGPVLGDDNELETTNSDWLEPDNATIIELEKRVDKVREVCQLRSIQTKDINSKEFFVDHAHNLVWCNIFKAASSSWLYNFNILAGYEKKFLARTRHTPLTLARKKFPRPSEEELRDAINTPGVISLMVVREPFVRLLSAYRDKLENITPPYYRKLARKIVMEHREAATKVLGPIKSFGPTFYEFVAYLITKYTSGTTAAFDEHWAPYYKFCTPCAVNFTVIAKVETLSRDSTYVVQQLGLGHILGRKVRNRRMRLRTVMNKSRDGKNTFALLKYYFGQINTYMLDKLLEIYGIDFEMFGYDSNIYRSYVRK, from the exons ATGACTATATTAAAGAACAGCAAAAACCATACGGTGAAGGACTGGTCGACGGAACCTGACAATTATAGCAAGTGGCTG TTGCAGGGCCCGGTTTTGGGAGACGATAACGAATTAGAAACAACGAATAGTGACTGGCTTGAGCCCGATAATGCAACAATAATCGAATTAGAGAAACGGGTTGATAAGGTTCGAGAAGTCTGTCAGTTACGATCCATTCAAACTAAAGACATAAATAGCAAGGAGTTCTTCGTGGATCACGCTCATAACCTCGTatggtgtaatatttttaaagcagcCAGCTCTTCGTGgttgtacaattttaatattctag CTGGTTACGAGAAAAAATTTCTCGCCAGAACCAGACATACACCTCTAACATTAGCTCGGAAGAAATTTCCAAGACCAAGCGAAGAAGAACTAAGAGATGCGATCAACACACCGGGAGTTATATCGTTAATGGTGGTACGAGAACCATTCGTGCGGTTACTGTCAGCGTACAGAGATAAACTCGAAAATATAACTCCTCCATATTACAGAAAATTAGCAAGGAAAATTGTGATGGAACACAGGGAAGCGGCGACAAAAGTATTGGGACCAATCAAGTCATTCGGTCCGACGTTTTACGAGTTCGTAGCTTATTTGATAACTAAATACACGTCGGGAACAACAGCTGCATTTGACGAGCACTGGGCACCGTATTATAAATTCTGTACTCCTTGTGCTGTCAATTTTACTGTTATAGCTAAAGTTGAAACACTATCGAGAGACTCGACGTATGTCGTACAACAACTCGGTCTTGGACACATATTAGGAAGAAAGGTCAGAAACCGCAGGATGCGTCTTCGAACTGTAATGAACAAGTCACGAGATGGAAAGAATACTTTTGCTTTGTTAAAGTACTATTTTGGACAGATTAATACTTATATGCTTGATAAACTGTTAGAAATATATGGTATAGATTTCGAAATGTTTGGATATGATTCAAATATTTATCGCAgttatgtaagaaaataa